One Pyrococcus furiosus DSM 3638 genomic region harbors:
- a CDS encoding type II toxin-antitoxin system VapC family toxin, producing the protein MKKYKLITREQAIGLYKQMVKLIREEVIMLEPGEKYLQEALKIAMDYDISIYDGLFLAQARNLKAKLITSDKRQGDVAREIGVEVAYI; encoded by the coding sequence ATGAAAAAGTACAAGCTAATAACGAGAGAACAAGCTATAGGACTTTACAAGCAGATGGTAAAGCTCATAAGGGAGGAAGTCATAATGCTGGAGCCGGGGGAGAAATATCTGCAAGAAGCTTTGAAAATTGCTATGGATTATGACATTTCCATCTATGATGGCCTGTTTCTGGCACAGGCTAGAAATTTAAAAGCCAAGCTGATTACAAGCGATAAAAGACAAGGAGATGTTGCAAGAGAAATTGGAGTGGAAGTAGCGTACATATGA
- a CDS encoding antitoxin AF2212-like protein, which yields MKKVKLKEGIRGKVVVQAGIADILEKFSRKVDKDVLKEFLEERR from the coding sequence TTGAAAAAGGTTAAGCTTAAAGAGGGGATAAGGGGGAAGGTTGTGGTTCAAGCTGGAATAGCAGACATACTCGAAAAGTTCAGCAGAAAAGTTGATAAAGACGTCCTCAAGGAGTTCCTGGAGGAGAGGAGATGA
- a CDS encoding type II toxin-antitoxin system VapB family antitoxin: protein MGDGISIRVPPEIKHEMEKLKGEVNWSEEIREFIKRKIKEYKMRKALQEVIAYIQALPEAPRGTAQKLVGKDRDNH, encoded by the coding sequence GTGGGAGATGGTATTAGTATTCGTGTTCCGCCAGAAATTAAGCACGAAATGGAGAAGTTGAAGGGTGAAGTTAACTGGAGTGAGGAAATTAGAGAATTCATAAAAAGGAAGATTAAAGAATATAAAATGAGAAAGGCACTTCAGGAGGTTATAGCTTACATCCAAGCCTTGCCCGAGGCACCAAGAGGAACAGCACAAAAGTTAGTGGGAAAGGATCGTGATAATCATTGA
- a CDS encoding nucleotidyltransferase domain-containing protein, whose protein sequence is MSLEKLKRFVDRIVAYLEGDATVILFGSYARGDYNLASDFDLVVISDNIKGNPLERTRELYMLNEELLPVDIIAYTREEFLKALENLSPSALDAITEGKVLYDSGFYKIAKKKFEELKKKGLKKKRYWMINP, encoded by the coding sequence ATGAGCTTGGAAAAACTTAAAAGGTTCGTCGATAGGATAGTGGCATATTTAGAAGGGGATGCCACCGTAATCCTCTTTGGATCTTATGCTAGGGGAGACTACAACTTGGCAAGTGATTTCGATCTTGTGGTAATATCCGACAATATAAAGGGAAATCCCCTGGAGAGAACTCGGGAGCTTTACATGTTAAACGAGGAGCTTTTACCTGTGGATATCATTGCATACACTAGAGAAGAATTTCTAAAAGCTTTAGAGAATCTTTCTCCCTCAGCCCTGGATGCCATAACCGAGGGAAAAGTTCTCTATGATAGCGGGTTTTACAAAATAGCAAAGAAAAAGTTTGAAGAGCTCAAAAAGAAAGGCCTAAAAAAGAAAAGGTATTGGATGATTAACCCATAG
- a CDS encoding antitoxin VapB family protein → MVKTITVSDDVYNELLRIKGKKSFSELLRELLREKKGNSVALKHIYGILNGEEYRETRKRLKELEKEFEKWKQFLTQV, encoded by the coding sequence ATGGTTAAGACAATCACAGTTTCTGATGATGTTTACAATGAACTCTTACGAATAAAGGGCAAGAAATCATTTAGTGAACTTCTTAGGGAACTCTTAAGGGAGAAAAAAGGAAATTCAGTGGCTCTTAAACACATTTACGGTATCTTAAATGGGGAAGAATATCGGGAAACCAGGAAAAGGCTAAAAGAGCTAGAAAAAGAGTTTGAGAAATGGAAGCAGTTCTTGACACAAGTGTGA
- a CDS encoding UDP-glucose dehydrogenase family protein gives MATGFVKLGNKVIFVDIDERKIKMINNAQPPIYEEGLEELMQELKGKYHATNDYRWAILNSDITFITVGTPSKPDGSIDLTHVKQAAKSIGKALRDKEDYHVVVVKSTVLPGTTEEVVKPILEKHSGKKAFKDFGLAMNPEFLREGVALKDFLNPDRIVLGVQDEKTKKILEELYEPINAPKLIVDIKTAEMIKYASNAFLATKISFANEIGNICKKLGIDSWKVFEGVGLDHRISPHFFKTGIGFGGSCFPKDVKALIKKAEEIGENPLILKAVIEVNERQPLKMIELLKKHIPELKGRKIGVLGLAFKPNTDDVRETRAYIIIKKLLEEGASVIAYDPKAMENFKRFYPDVSGGIEYATSPEDVLKSTEIILIVTEWPDFEELDYSGKIVIDGRRIKAAERTARIYEGVCW, from the coding sequence TTGGCTACTGGCTTTGTCAAGTTGGGAAACAAAGTCATTTTCGTAGACATTGACGAGAGAAAGATAAAGATGATAAATAATGCACAACCTCCAATTTACGAGGAAGGCCTAGAAGAACTCATGCAAGAACTCAAGGGAAAGTACCATGCAACCAACGATTACCGATGGGCAATTTTAAACTCTGACATAACATTCATAACCGTCGGAACCCCCTCCAAGCCAGACGGCTCAATAGACTTAACCCACGTAAAGCAGGCAGCAAAATCCATTGGAAAAGCACTAAGAGACAAAGAAGACTATCACGTAGTTGTAGTCAAGAGCACAGTCCTCCCAGGGACTACCGAAGAAGTCGTAAAGCCAATACTAGAAAAGCATTCAGGAAAAAAAGCCTTCAAGGACTTTGGCCTAGCAATGAACCCCGAATTCCTAAGAGAAGGAGTAGCATTGAAAGACTTCCTAAACCCAGACAGAATAGTACTCGGCGTTCAGGATGAGAAAACTAAGAAAATCCTAGAAGAACTCTACGAACCAATAAACGCCCCAAAACTCATCGTTGATATAAAAACCGCAGAGATGATAAAATACGCCTCAAACGCCTTCCTAGCGACAAAAATAAGCTTCGCCAACGAGATAGGAAACATCTGCAAAAAGCTCGGCATCGACTCATGGAAAGTCTTCGAAGGCGTGGGCTTAGACCACAGGATAAGCCCCCACTTCTTCAAAACCGGAATAGGCTTCGGGGGCTCATGCTTTCCAAAAGACGTAAAAGCACTAATCAAAAAAGCCGAAGAAATCGGAGAGAATCCACTAATACTAAAGGCCGTCATAGAAGTTAATGAGAGACAACCATTAAAAATGATCGAACTCCTGAAAAAACACATCCCAGAATTAAAAGGCAGAAAAATTGGGGTTTTAGGATTAGCATTCAAGCCAAACACAGATGATGTCCGTGAAACTAGGGCTTACATAATTATCAAAAAACTCTTAGAGGAGGGGGCCTCCGTAATAGCTTACGATCCTAAGGCGATGGAAAACTTCAAGCGTTTCTACCCAGACGTTAGTGGAGGTATAGAATACGCAACCTCCCCAGAGGACGTGTTGAAATCGACTGAAATCATCCTCATAGTCACGGAATGGCCCGACTTTGAGGAGTTAGATTACTCTGGGAAGATAGTGATCGACGGTAGGAGGATTAAAGCCGCTGAGAGGACTGCAAGAATTTATGAGGGGGTGTGCTGGTGA